A stretch of DNA from Planococcus antarcticus DSM 14505:
CGTCCTGCCTTATGTGAACCCGGGGCTGCTGCCAATACGGCGGGGACCTTGCTGGGTGGTGGGAATCGCCTCCACACAGATACGGAAATCATCAATCATCATGTGGGCGTATCCGCTTTTTCGGAATATGCCGTCACTTCAATAAATTCAGTCGTTAAGGTGAATAAAGACATTCCGTTCGAAAAAGCGGCACTTTTTGGCTGCGCGGTTATTACGGGTGTTGGGGCAGTTGTCAATACCGCCGCCATTAAGCTCGGAAGCACTGTTGCAGTCGTTGGTCTCGGTGGTGTTGGGCTCAGTGCTTTGCTTGGTGCAATTGCAGCTGGCGCCAGTCGCGTTGTGGCGGTAGATATCAATGAAAAGAAATTAAAACAAGCGAAAGAATTAGGTGCCTCAGATGTTTTTAATTCCAAAGATCCGGATGTTATTGAACAGATTCGGGAAGCGACAGGTGGCGGGCTGGATTATACTTTTGAAACCGCAGGGGCTGTGCCGGCAATGGATGTCGCCTACGCCATCACAAAGCGAGGTGGGACAACAGTCACGACAGGATTGCCCCATCCGGAACACCAATTTTCTTTTCCGTATGTATCATTGACTGCTGAAGAGCGAACACTTAAAGGATCGTATCTGGGCAGCTGTGTACCAAGCCGTGATATTCCGCGGTACATGAAGTTATTTCAAGAAGACCGCTTGCCTGTCGATAAATTGATTACAGATTACATCACACTGGATGAAGTCAACAAAGGATTCGATATTTTGGCGAAAGGTGACTCCTCACGAATCATCATTAAGTTTTAACAGTTGCCGAAAGAAGTCTCCACTTCAAACGACGGGTAAGGGTGTTGAGTTAGAGTAGTTCATGTGAATAGGAGTATAAAAAAGGGGGAAGTCTTTGCTTCTACTGTTTCTGAGCTGTTAGCATCAATTAAAATACAAGAAGGATTTACGATGTCTGCAAATAAGGTTTCTTCAAAAGTCGGGGGACTGGAACTGATCATGGAAAGGTCTTTTGATGCGACGAAGGAACTTGTATTTTCAATGTTTGTAGAACCTGATCATACAGCGCGCTAGTGGGGGCCAACCGGCTGGGATACAACTGTTTATATAAATGGAAGTGAAACCCGGCGGCACCTGGCATTATTGTATGCGTTCACCTGAAGGCCAAGAATCCTGGGAGAAATCCATTTATCGAAAAATTAATGCCCCAGACCGCCTTA
This window harbors:
- a CDS encoding zinc-dependent alcohol dehydrogenase family protein, which codes for MQVRSAVLREIGASTPYETSQPIQIETVELDSPGRGEVLIQIKAASLCHSDLSVMNGSRPRPLPMALGHEAAGVIIEVGEGVTDLEPGDHVACVFVPSCGQCGPCREGRPALCEPGAAANTAGTLLGGGNRLHTDTEIINHHVGVSAFSEYAVTSINSVVKVNKDIPFEKAALFGCAVITGVGAVVNTAAIKLGSTVAVVGLGGVGLSALLGAIAAGASRVVAVDINEKKLKQAKELGASDVFNSKDPDVIEQIREATGGGLDYTFETAGAVPAMDVAYAITKRGGTTVTTGLPHPEHQFSFPYVSLTAEERTLKGSYLGSCVPSRDIPRYMKLFQEDRLPVDKLITDYITLDEVNKGFDILAKGDSSRIIIKF
- a CDS encoding SRPBCC family protein; translated protein: MSANKVSSKVGGLELIMERSFDATKELVFSMFVEPDHTAR